tggtacccactaattcctctcaaccacttaataatttCCTGATTATCACAAAtttgcctttggcaagactcgaacccaggatCCCCTGAAAAGTGGCGGCTGGTGGCCACTTGGCTATTACCCAGTGGTTACGAAAACTCAATATTCACAAGAGTACTTTCCACATATCATAATGTATGTATCATTTTTCTCAATGTATCTAGCTGCCATGtacgatatatatattttttaaattaacttgTTCGCATTCAATTACATTTGCACAAAACAATACAAGTATAATTTAACAGAAGGAAATGAAAaacctaattaattaaataattaccCTTCCAAAGGCATTGACATCAAGGCCATTGGCAAGCAATTTAACAAGATCTTCTTTCGAAAACCTCTGTTTCGCCTCGGCTCTCTTTCGCAACGCCTCTATCCGTGTCCTCGTTGGCTTTACTAATGATTTACTTCATACcaacaataattaattaattaattaattccgttactaatatatatttcaaatcaaataaaacacattatcaatattattattattattattattattattattattattattattattatatatagagagagatagagaagaaaaaaaagcaaACCATTTAGAGCTGAAGCCACTGCGCCCTAACAATCCGTCTAACATTCTTGCAGCAGCAGATCCAACACCGAAAAAtgagtgatttttttttttatttctttttccttGTTTATATAAGTTTTTCCAAGAATCAATGAAACATATGGATCTAtaatattcaaataaataaataaataaataaaaatacatatacacgTAGTAACTGTGTGAGGAACTTTTAGCTGCTGGTGAATTCAAAATAACGAAGGGGGAgctgtttttttctttaatcaaatatcaataaataaataaataaatgttttatacGTAGTGATGTTGTAATTTGTTTTTCGGTCCCTGATGTTTTGAAGTTTATTATTTGCTCAAATAACTTCATACAAAGATTTCTTTATGATAAGCACCGGAACGGATTGTTCGGTTggtgctttttattttttggcatGCAGTCCAAAAGATGCACAGaaacaaaatgtttatacaAACTGAACTAAAAAACAAGTTTGAATTCAACTTGCTTTccgcaaaaaataaaaacaaaaaaatgaatatgagTCTTGAGTCGTTTTAGTTTTAATAAAGGTTCGACTCGAAGAAAAGTACAAGACTGAATATCTTGCAATGGTTACTAGTTTAAAAGCaggactaaaaataaataaataatagtcattaaaataaaatgaatatgaaTTTCCAAAAACTGTGTATAAGAAAGTTATGGAACTACTATTTCTTAGCAAAGGTATGGAAGTTACTCAAGTAGTAATGGCATAATAtcgaaataaaaataattttaatatacagTAGATGTAAAGCTTATGCGGGCTTCACAAGTAAAAACGCAGTACACTTTCATACTATTACTATgtcttttacccgcacaatatgcggctatttaaaataacctacgtaaaaagaataaaaatgaacatgaactaatatataataatacattaaagcatataaattttttgagaaatataatgatatataaagCACATAAAAAATTAACAACCCAATtactttcatattaaaagtcgaaagaatttaaagatgaaatcaaaaaccaacttaaaaaaaaaatatgacaatggTGTGATGTGTCGACACaattatgtaatctatatatgaaactaatgtgggttttaggaaacaaaatcaattttattaatttcataattttattttttacataccaatatatatttaatattttttattgcatatataaataaatattgtgaaaaattatagagatagcacataggataaaatcttatgtggcaaattttaaaaatagttttaaattaaagagggttttaaaaagttaggattcctattgttttaatatttatatagatttatttGCTGTCGGTATTATCTAccaatattttttatgatattttttatgatatgatatggaaATCCGAATAACATcaagatatttgtgatgacttggataagcaataacttttggcattgaataatttattgaatcaataagacttaatgaacaacataataaatttttgtgaaattatcaaagtcaaaaacacaaataataataaagtgaaattgaatattttaatttattaattattactaattcgttaattattacttaagaaaaatatatttgtgatatatataagtataaaaatatatttactcgtGTATTACGcaggacaataatctagttattatttatattatataggtAATATCATAACTATATAATTGAAACTtatcaaaagaaagaaattcaTATTGCATAATCCTTTTTCTTTAGATGACATTGTATTATCAATAACATCATTGTCTAAAATCTAAATAATCATATTTCGTTGATTAATAGACTAGTCAAACGCTTTTACATTAGTGAAACTTAACATTGAAGCTAACAATTGTTTGGTGAAAATATATAAGATATCAGGAGTAAaatgtaataatataaaataggtGGGAGGTAAAAGCAAATTTATATGTCTTAAGGATGGGATTAAGAAACTTTGACACATGGTGGGTTTTCTTCTTCTAACGTCAAACACTTTTCCCCTAGAAGTCTAGAACCAATCCATGTTTATTGGTCGATGAAAATGACTTTTTATTTTGTCGTATTTGATATTAGATCGTGACCGTTGAATGCATAGGGTGAAGTGGGAGACGTGGGTTAGGCAGTTGGACGGTGGTGATGGCTCCTGATTGAGACATACTGCCTCTCACTCAATGGGCAGGTCCCCACTCAACCAAATTAATGGACTTATGAGAGGTGATAATAGTATTATTTTGGTTTCAAAAACACTAACCGTTGCCAACAAGCTCTAGATTGGTAAGAGTAGTGAAGATACGATTTGTGACCACAGATACGATCAAGTCGTGTACTTTTGGGAATCGGTGGTCTCGTTGGATTTAGACAAATTCAACAATGTTTTGGTTAATACAAACGTATGAATTGAATGTGCATTTTGCTACCAGGAAAAAGGTAACTAACCCAATAACGTCTTTTACAGATTTTGAGTCTCAATAtcatttttgataatatatgaggAGGttgaaatatatacatttttaccTCTATCAAATATAGAGAGATTTTTTAGAGTTCACATGTTCTGCCAAAGATGATAAGAGGCTCTATCACTCATCCCTCAATAATTAGACTCTGTCAGCGTTACATCAGAAAAAACACTTAAAGAACTAATCCCCCAAAACACACCCAACACACTGAAACAATCAAGAACTAGTGGGATTTGAACCCTGATGGATTTCCCCaaagtcaaagaccttaccaatgaaTCACCAACCCTATGTTCATCTTTTCTCTTTATCTTGAATTGATTTATCAGCACTTtgataaaataccaaatttgatgcATCACTATTCATCAAAACTAACTACGAGTATATAACTTACTAAATAAAATGTTATCTTTATATGTTCATGTTTTCTCTTTATCTTGAATTGATTTATCAACACCTTGATCATTAATACCAAATTTGATGCATCACTATTCATCAAAACTTATGAGTTTATAACTCTTTTAATTTCTAAAtactcaaaataaaaattataagttagtaaataaaatacattattaAAACAATGTTAAATCTCGATAAATAAAGTACAAATCCGAACTTACTCGATTTGATAGAGTGCATTCGCTTATGACCAGGCTCTCATGGGGATACCCTAACAATAATACtttaataaacatttatttattttttttgaaaagtaaattttattCATCACTCGCCAACTCCCAAAATTAAGGAGTGGCTAACAATATACATCGACTATTTACACATTTACATCAAACGAAACCCAATCTTGCCAACTAAGTGAATAACATCTAGACTTATTCTTGTACCATAGGTAACTCGTAGTCATGATATCTTGGATAATTTCCTCCACTTTTACCGGTTTACCTTCAAATTTCTTCTCATTCCTCGCCTTCCACAAGCACCAACACGTGACAAATACCACGCCTTTAAACACTTTCCTTGTTCTTCTGCCTAGTCCACGTTCTTGCTAATATCAAAGATATCTTTtatagagaaaaagaaaagagggtTAACCTTACACCACATGCTAATTCTATACCATATATCCATCGCCACCCAGCACGAGCACAACAAATGCTCGATGGATTCGTCTGCCTCTTGACACAAACCACATGCTAAGCTTCCATATTGACACTTCCTTTCTTTAAAAGCAAGTAAGGTTGGAACCCGATTAATCGAAACTCTCCACATGAATACATTACACTTCTTCATCACCCATTTCGACCACTTGAacacaaaattattattttgaatagcCTCACTTCTAAGAAATTCTTTCACTCCTTTGACAGAGAATTCCAAATCTTTACTTCCTAACCATTTCCATCTATCTCTTTGTTAATTCAACACAATGCCATCGAGCAAATTTTTTAGACTCTCCCATTCATCCCTTTCATCCAAAGATTGAGGGGCTCGGCTCCACGACTAATCAGACCCTAACACCAAGCTATTGCCACCAAATCTCTCTTTCACCAAACATTTTTTCTTCCTTTCAAACTTGAACAAGTGAGGGAAAACCAGTTTTAGAGGTCTCTCACTTGTCCAAATGTCAAGCCAGAACCTAATATTATCACCCGATCCACATATACCTTTAAAGCACCTTCCCAAATATTTATCACCAACCTTCACTTTATTTATGCAGCCCACGATCGCCTTCCATACCCCCGACACCCCACTGTTTATAGGCATAGGCTCCCAACACCTCCTAGTTTCATGAATCGAATCAATGACCCTCTTCCATAGAGCTTCTTGTTCATTCCTATAACGCCATAGCCATTTAGACAGTAGGGCAATGTTTATATCTTTCAACTTGGACAACCCCAACCCACCAGACGAAATAGGTAAAGTAACCCTCTCCCATGATACCCAATGAATTTTCTTGTTGTTACTCGACCCACTCCATAAAAATTTTCTAATAATCGCCTCCAACCCATTCACAACTTTTTCAAGAACTTTAAACAAAGAAAAGTAATAAGAAGGAATACTTTCCATCACTGATTTGATCAAAGTAATCCTCCCTGCCATCGATAGACTCCTCGCTTTCCATATAGCAAGTCTTGATTTGAAAATATTGAACAGGAAGTCCCAATTGGAAATTCTATTCATATTCCCACCTATTCTAATACTAAGGTGGTCGAAAAGAAGAGAGCCACGCTTACAATGAACTATTTCCGCCATCCTACTCACCTCAATGTCCTCCACCCCCACCCCGATTAAACTAGACTTGCTCAAATTGATTTTCAAGCCCGAAATAATATAGAAAACTCTTAAAAGATGAGTAATCTTCTTTAAATTTTCCTTACTCCAAACCCCCACAAACGTACAGTCATCTGCATAAAGTAAATGGGAAAGAGTTGGACCTTGATTAGGAAGTTGCAACCCACAAATCGCTCCAGCTTCGCAGGCTTTGGTCATGAGCCTCGACAGAACCTCCATCACCAATAAGAAAAGGAAGGGGGATAAGGGGTCTCCTTGTCTCATCCCTTTGTGACACTGGAACTCGAAGGTGGGTGCCCCGTTTACCAACACTGATGCCCTAGCAGAGGAGAGGATACCATAAATCCAGTTGCACCACCTGTTAGGAAAACCTAGGTTTTCCATAGTGTGAATGAGAAAGCCCCAATTTACATTATCATAAGCCTTGTTAAAATCCACCTTcataataaaaatctttttcttttctttcctagCCCATGAAACGGCCTCATTCAATATTAGAGGCCCGTCCAATATTAGTCTATCACTCAGAAGTGGGTGCCCCGTTTACCAACACCGATGCCCTAGCAGAGGAGAGGATACCATAAATCCAGTTGCACCACCTGTTAGGAAAACCTAGGTTTTCCATAGTGTGAATGAGAAAGCCCCAATTTACATTATCATAAGCCTTGTTAAAATCCACCTTcataataaaaatctttttggttcgtttaaaaaaaaagaaccaataaactttttatataactagATTTATGCCCGCACAATGCGACGGCAGTGGGGTAATGATAGCGGAGGTGGCGGTGATGACGGTGGTGGGGGTGGCAGTGAAGACGACAGTGATGATGGTGATGGGGCAACGATGGTCGTGAATGtaaaaggtaattgatgttaaaggtagtattgtagttattttaagtgtttgggaatctatactgtaaattatttcattaaaggtattatatgtatattagattgagatgtttaaattagtgaataaagaaaaaaaatatttttggtttttcaaagacagaaaGTTTGAGGATAAAAATggatgatttgttttattagataatatagatGTATTAACTTGATGTGTAATTTCGAGTCTTAAAGTTTATAACGCGAATCACCTAGCGACTGACTATTACACATTTGCGGGACCCGTTCATAAACAATATAGTTAACTTGGTAAATACGATATTGAACACAAAGACTATTGTTAGAGAAGCTGTTCAAATAATGCAATTCAAAGTAATTGAGGGTTGTGACCGTGTTGTCACTTTGCTTTGGAAAGTTAGTTAGTAGAAATAGAATCAAGTTAGTAATTTCGAATAGTGAATCGAaaagagtttttgttttaaacagAAGAATTGAAAGTGATCTACTTCGAATCCACTCGAAAACAGTTTAGGTTGCACATATCTTGCACTAAAAAATAAAGGTTATGTCGTGGCCTCATTtacattttcttaataaaattaataactagGAATTTAACACATTAAGTCatattttatgtttctttttaacttaataaaaaataactataaatcaCCTATTTATTACTTAATACATAAAGTATTATTTatcaatttagtttttttttcacaaaaattaTTTGTTAGTTCAGTCTAACAAAAATTATTTAACAACGCTTAGACCTTCGTTTTACACCAATATGTTTCTTTACAAACACCCTTGTTTCcttgacatttaattgggatataACTTTGCCCCTTCTATAGGACTCAAACATTTATTTGTAAAAATCATTTAAATGTCTTTCTCATGTCTCAAACTCAAGACCTATAACATGTAAAGTTGGTGCTCAATCACTGGGTTATAATGGTAAGTACAAACACGTGTTATTAATTGCCTAATAACCAAGTAGTTTTTCTAATGCaactaaataagaaaaaaaaatttcatttcttttcttcttatttgATTCCATCCTACAAAACACTCTTGTTAAGTAATATCTTAGTcaactttaaaagaaaaaaaaagttcttagtTAAAAGTgctaaatatgttttatttttacttttatttattaaaaaaaaccctaaaatttgaaaatgaagaAATCCCAATTTTTCGGGTTTTTCGGGTATGCTTGGTAGCATAGATTGCATGCATTGGGGGTGGAGGAACTGTCCGGTGGCATGGCAAGGGCAGTACACGCGAGGCGACAAGGGGCATCCCacaatcatgcttgaagcggttgctTCCGATGATTTGTGGATCTGGCATGCTTACTTTGGCCCTGctggttcgaacaacgacatcaatgTCTTCAACGAATCAGATTTGTTCGACGATTTGCTTTAGGAAAGGGCTCCTAAAGTAGAGTTTTCGGTGAATGGCCACCGGTTTGTAAAGGGATATTACCTGGCAGATGGTATTTATCCTGAATGGGCCACTCTTATCAAGTCTTTCAAGTGCCCGATGGAGCCGAAAACCACCAAGTTCAAGAGATACCAAGAAGCTGCAAGGAAGGATGTCGAGCGAGCATTTGGGGTTCTTCAAGGTCGTTGGCAGATTGTTGAGCAACAAGCCCGGGCCTACAGTGTGAACAAGATAAAACGTATCATGTTATGTTGTGTGATTCTGCACAACATGATCGTTGAAGATAACGGGGGCGCAATTACAGAGTTTGAAAAAGAGTTGATAGTTAACACTGTCCTCCCAACTCGCACGTGGTCTGAAAGGTGTTCAACGCAGCTTCGTATGTACGGGGAGTTGCGCGATAGAAGGACTCACCATGAACTCCGCAATGCTTTGGTTgaacatgtttggaacctccCGGAACACGGCCGTCAACGTTgatgtcaattttttttttcttataataatgtgattttttcacaatttatgtttaagtttttaaataaatgtaatgtgttttatgttttttataagtGTTgcaatttgtttttctaataataaaatgtgttttatttataatagattgtgtttgtttaattttgtgaaaaatataaaatgaaataatataataatggatgaatagtgttagaagtgggttagaAGTAGGGGTTATAAGGAAggggtgttcttggtgtgtctagaagtgataaatagtgttagaagtgggttaAAAGCGATTCCTTATAAGTATAGGCCTTGCAAATAAGAATGtctagtaagtatatatatatatgtacacaaAGGGGTGAGTTAGATTatggactccttattttagagactgttagggactcgatctagaccgtccattttcatcagatctaatcaccaccgatcatctccggcgagacttacacatgtgtaagtacaacttacacgtgtgtaagttaaataaaaattatgattcggagcagGCTTTGTCCTTAAGGATATTGATatgttcatttatatataaattctcatatcgtttctaagtcgttttaagcttaattatgtgcaaattacatgtatattcgatgctttgatggtattgttagtgattgcaagtttagaacaggtaaaatggttagaaacggCTTTCGGATgattaaaagatgcattaggatggtttGTGGACgtgtacgagtgaagacggaataaaaattacaagttttggctgaaaacagagctggtgcgtcgcacctggaagGCTGGTGCGGAGCATATTTTGATCAGGGAGTTGGAAGATGTGAGAAAACAGGGAGGTGCGgtgcaccaaccctgtggtgcgtagCATATCGGGCAGAGATAAAATTGGAAACAcggccaggtgcgccgcacctgtaggtcggtttaTGAAGACTTTTGCGaaacactataaatacaagaccaaaaccctcccattcgatacacattcacttccagtcgattttagggttctttgaggcaatcttcagcagctttttcgtctaCCAAGATCTAAGGGTTGCTCGTGAGTTTCAAGGCAATCAAacgtcgattttcttagcttttcattctctttcgcactttggtacaagatgttactctttcttttactatttgtaacttatttatgattatgtctaactaaataacttcatcatccactaagatgaagtgacacattgaataatggttgcataatcttttgaattcaagttgattgttaaacgttttgttgtaatcttaatgttttgagttcttgtgctcttatctactgttttgttgataatgtatgaatgatttagaggtatctaagtttaggagtaCACTGTTCTAGTTAATTGGGTACAATTAATAGGTGTTGACTTGTGGTAACAAGACAATAAACGACAATAtataatagaattcaaagtgttaacggtttggtaaaatcgatagacaagattttttacaataacaatacaaattcgTCAAGGTCTTGATAGTGAAGGTGGTCACCAGAACTTAGGGGtcgaaagattggttaatgggtcggatagggtaataagctaggtgtacaactagtgagttctttgtctaacctcattataaaatcaacaagttgaattgGTTTGAACAtagatgcaacctaaataatgtgtgtcatggagtcgaagtggatgatcttttaattctatttgataataagacaattctcttttcgataaattcttcggaatttctaactctttcaataaactaacttttcaatacaaaaatcaagatgacgtggtgtctttaaaaaccacaCTCTTTTtagctacttaaaactcgctagctctttgtagtctctaTGGAACGAACCTGGACTTACTTTAGTCTATTTTGCATacggacgggtccactgcccgattgtgtgtggtatttgaTTCAGAGTATTTCTAGTATTTAAATTTAACTCGAATTTCACACATcaatattcataaaccaaagctggtggggagATAgatcattgagggtgataggtcatagtgtgataggtaaTAGAGGGTGATAGTTCATAAGGGGTCACCGGTTATGGGTGAtctacttaaaaaaaattgtacttgcCGGAGATGGTCACCGTCGGTGGAGGATCACGGTGGTGGTCGGAAGTGATtatggtggtagtggtggtggtggccggagaagtaggtagaaggagtccctaaaataaagagtccctaatttaactttttcttATATACAAAATATGCAAATTTAGTTCACTTATTAACATatgtattatatttttgtttattaaacaTCAATTTTTCTATTTGTCTACATCTTTTGTTATacacatttttatgcatattatttaaatatttggttttttttttatgtttgaaaTATACTTGGAAGAGTTTTGTGAGTTTTAAGTCTTAATATGGGATGTCAAGACGTAGGCAAATCTTATCTCTACTTAAGTGGAGAGACTACTTTCactttctacctaaatggtaaaaaaggTCTTTCTTGCATGGTATGATAATTGAACTCATAATCTTTGTCTCCAAAAAACAAGATAAATACCATTAATCCAAACCATGCTATAATATGTCTTCATCGATATGGCCCAATGCAAAATTAAAATTGTACAACTAAAATTTGTTATACAAGTTCGTAGTTACAACTTGTTAAACtttctattattaaaaaaatacaatacgTAACTTGTTAAACAATCACATGTTATTAATTGCCTAATAACCTGTAGTTTTTCTAATGCAACTAAATAAGAGATGTTtttctcatttcttttcttctGGTTCGATTCCATCATATAAAACACTCATGTCAAGCAAATTATCATGTACCACTTTTAAGTTAAAATCGTGCAAGCGAAGCCGGGAAACAGACCGCAGCGCAACGACTAGGACTCGTGTCGGAAGACTTTTGAGCGCGAGCTACCACTTATGCAGCGACAAGGACCCGTAACTCTCGAAGGGGCCACCAACCATCGAAATCAATGTAAAAAACCCTTTTTTACTTTACTCAATGGATAGCGCTTATTCTTTTTCAATAACAACATAAGAAATGGGGGAGAAAGAAAGAGATCCTGAAGTACAAAACTCAATGAATATCCTAGTAAAAATGCtaaataagttttatttttacttttattaaaaaaaaaaaggaaaaaaaagctaaaatttgaaaatgaagaAATCCCAATTTCTTGTCATACCAAGTTCAGTCTACCATCATCACACCATGTATCGAATCTCCGGTTTGTTCCGATTCCGGTCAAATGGTTTTCGTCACCACTCCTCCGTTGCTCTACCAATTTCCGGCGATCAGAATCCCAATAATTTCATAGTCGATTACCTCATCAACACTTTCCTCTTCTCCAAACAAGACGCCATTTCCATCTCTTCCAGAGGTAACTTTCCTCATCCCAAATCCACTTCTAACTATGAATCAGTTGTTAAAAATTTCAAGATTTACCAGATCAAAGATATCATCTTTTATGCTCCACATATCCTAACTTGCAGACCTCACCAAACCCTATATTTAGGTGCGGGTTACATACCCAGATTATTCCCGGGCttgatattttaaaaagattaggGGGAGGTAGTAATGAAAATGTGATTCAAGCTGTTAAGAGTTTTAGGTGGACTAATTCTTTGATAAATCGGATTTCGACGAATGCTTCGATATTTCAAAACGTAGGTTTGTTTGATGAGAATAAGCATTTACATTTGGTGTTGTTAAACACCGATAAGCTTAAAAGAATATATGCAAATGTTACTTTATTAAGACGGTATGGTGTACCGGATGTGAAAATTTCAAGGCTGTTGCGCGACCATTCTAAGCGTATGCAGAAAGAACCAGAATTGTTTAAAAGTAAGATGGAATATGTCGAACGTAAATTGGGGATTTCTCGTCGTGAACCAAATTTTGTTCATGGGTTAGTTGTGGTTATGTATCGTCGTGACTCTGAAATAGAGGAGAAGAAACAAGTGTTTAGAAGTTTTGGTTGGTCTGATAACGAAATAGCGTCTATGATTAGGTCTCAACCTTACTGTTTTACTAAGTCGGTAACTACACTTACGGATAAGTTAAACTTCTTCATGATAGAGTTAGGTTATACCCCTTCGTATTTGATTGGTTGCGCGTCTTCTATGACATTGAGTTTAGAGAAACGGGTAAAACCAAGGTATGAGATTTATAAAATCTTGAAAGAGAAGGAGTTGTTGGAAGAACCAGTGGCACTCATAACGTTTTTGAAATATGCTGAGCTACAGTTTCTTGGTTTCCTGAAGAGTTTTGAGAATCATGTACCCAATTTATGTTAAACGTACATGAATAGTGTCATGACTAAATAAGTCCATGTATTATGATTGCTTATATTATGTCCAAAAGCAGATATAGACTACACGATTGGTCCGGGTTTAGCAGTATTCAAGTGACTGGAGTTGGATCTGCAGCATCAAATTACTTGGTTTGTTGCCTGCTTCACATTGGTAGAGCATTGACTTACCACTATGCAAAGTGCATCatgtaaaatgatatatttaggAACAACGATGGAGTTAAGGCTTTT
The Erigeron canadensis isolate Cc75 chromosome 2, C_canadensis_v1, whole genome shotgun sequence DNA segment above includes these coding regions:
- the LOC122587590 gene encoding uncharacterized protein LOC122587590, translated to MRRQWGNDSGGGGDDGGGGGSEDDSDDGDGATMVVNERAPKVEFSVNGHRFVKGYYLADGIYPEWATLIKSFKCPMEPKTTKFKRYQEAARKDVERAFGVLQGRWQIVEQQARAYSVNKIKRIMLCCVILHNMIVEDNGGAITEFEKELIVNTVLPTRTWSERCSTQLRMYGELRDRRTHHELRNALVEHVWNLPEHGRQR